The following coding sequences lie in one Arachis ipaensis cultivar K30076 chromosome B03, Araip1.1, whole genome shotgun sequence genomic window:
- the LOC107633095 gene encoding uncharacterized protein LOC107633095, translated as MLIPWICNRLVETAPQTVAKWTCPPGYQFEKLFIAYGYCVTGFLRGARPILFIDGCHLIGPYRKTFLAASTCNANNDLFLIAYAIVNVENNENWLWFLSNLKELTGSIPVTLISDKHPSIIAVVEQVYDRDRHAYCYRHVKENFCVETKKLQKRMSGEVKEDAKKLLDALCYTRFGTEFTEAVEQVRAFSPELANWLETKGVINNWAKSQFPHR; from the coding sequence ATGCTAATTCCTTGGATATGTAATCGTTTAGTAGAAACTGCTCCACAAACAGTTGCAAAATGGACATGTCCTCCTGGTTATCAATTTGAAAAGCTTTTTATTGCATATGGATATTGTGTGACAGGTTTTCTTCGTGGAGCAAGGCCTATATTATTTATTGATGGTTGCCACTTAATTGGTCCATACAGGAAAACTTTTCTAGCTGCCTCTACATGCAATGCAAATAATGACTTATTTCTGATTGCGTATGCAATTGTTAATgttgaaaataatgagaattggCTTTGGTTCCTATCTAATTTGAAAGAACTAACTGGGTCAATTCCAGTTACGTTAATATCTGATAAGCATCCATCAATTATTGCAGTTGTGGAGCAAGTATATgatagggatagacatgcatatTGTTATCGACATGTTAAAGAAAATTTTTGTGTAGAAACTAAAAAGTTACAGAAGAGAATGAGTGGTGAAGTAAAAGAAGATGCAAAAAAGTTACTAGATGCACTTTGTTATACCCGTTTTGGCACAGAGTTTACAGAAGCTGTGGAACAAGTTCGTGCATTTTCACCAGAACTTGCAAATTGGTTAGAGACTAAAGGAGTTATTAACAATTGGGCAAAGTCTCAATTCCCTCATCGATAA